TGAGCCGCGCCGATTAACAGCATTCCGCCCAGCCCTTCCAATAGGCAATTGATCACGGTAGCCAAACGGCCACTGCGCCGGTCGGCCAACAGTCCAAGCATCACCTTGCCGAGCGAGGTGATGCCCAGCACGACACTGACCGCAATCGCCGCTTGCCCTGTGCGGTACCCAATGCCGGTTAAATAGGCGGGCAGATGGGGCACCACAGCGCCGGCGGCGGCTCCCGCTGTCCATTCGCTTGCGACGATGGTCCAAAATTCCCGGGTTTTCAGGGCGGGCGCCACCTCCAAGCCGGGCAGCACATTTGTTGCCTCGCGCTCATCGGCGCGGGGCGCCGGGGGCGCGCTGCGCAGGATCAGCATCAGCGGCAAAATAATGATGAAAGGAGCAAAGCCCATCGCCTGATAGGAAGCGCGCCAGCCGAAATGAACGATTAGCGAGTTGACGATGAGCACCATCACACTGCCACCGAGCGAGGTGCCCGCCATCGCCACGCCCATCGCCAAGCCCGGCCGGCGCCCAAACCAGTTACCGACGATGAAGGAAACCGGGACCAAACCGCCCAAGCCGCCCCCCAGCCCGACCAGCAGATTGCTATACAGCAGCGCCGAGAAAGTGTGCGCGCTGCCCGCGGCGAAGAAGCTTAAGCCGCTTAGCACCGCGCCGATCATGATGACGCGGCGAGCGTCCAGCCACACCATCAAAGCGCCCGCCAACAACCCGCCCGCGCACATCCCAATCGCCGATAGCGAAGAGATCATCGCGACCCCTTCGCGGGAGGTGTGAAAGAACGCCGATACTGGCTTATAGTAGAGCCCCTGGGTGGGCAGGACCGATCCGAACATGATGGCCAGGGTCAGCCACAATCCCGCCACGGTCAGCCATGCCAGCCGCTGCTGTTTCATTTACCCCACCGCTGCAAAAGTCTGCGCAGGCCACAGTGGCGCAGGTGGGGGAAAAAGTCGAGCGGCGCGAGGAGGTCCAGGCTTCGCCTTTTAGGTTGTGTCGTTCAGAACTGTCGCGCACAGCAGCGGGGAGCGCCTTCCGAGACTTATCCGAAGGATTTCAGCTCCGCACTCGCGCCCTTGGAGAGGCCAACTTCGTCGGCATCGGTTTTTAATCCCCTATAGATGAACTCCGCCGTGGGTGCGTTTAAGATAGCGCCGGTGGAGGAAATCGCAGATTGCGTTTTCGGCAGCCGCAACCACCTCCGGAAGGGGACGCGAACTATCGATGGCGATCGTATCGGCACGGCCCTTTGCCAAGGAGCCATAGCGCGCGTTCAGAATGGCTAGGAGATCGAGCGATACCTCCGCCTTGCGCGTCAACAAGCAAGTAGCGGGTGCTTCGAGTATCAAGGTCAGGCCCGGGCGGGGAATGATGCGCTCGAGGCCACGAACAAGCCACGCTGGCACGTTTAAACGGTACCGCTGCGGATCAATCAAGAGGTCCGTGTAATAGCGATCGAAAATCACCAGGTTCGACCTAACGAGAGAGGGCCTGATCAACAAGCTGTAACCCAGTATATAGTCGATCGCGAGGTAAACGAGCTTAACTACTGACAGCCAGGTCTTAAAGCATGGGTCGGAATGAGGCTGGGGGTCTGGTGTCCAAGTGTGGCGCCCAAAAATGTCCGGCCGCTTATGAAAGCGCTGCTTGTCGCCATAGGTAGGGACGAAATCCTCGGCCAAATGCGCGGCCAGGGTGCTCTTGCCGCTGCCGTCCGGACCGAGCAACGCCAGCATCAGGCCGTCAGGACACCACAGGCGGCGGAGCAGCCGCTTGATGTTGGCCGGCCAATAGCGCAGCGGATTACCCGGATAGCGCAACATGGCGCGAAGCTTGAGTGCACGGCGCAGCGCCCCAGTATGGCTTTCCACCTGCTCCCAGTAGCCCATTCGGATCCATCCCAGTAATTGGCGACCGCGCGCTCTGCCTACCATGGCATCGCCAATAAGCTGCGCCTGTCCGCCCAATTGGTCGGCAAGTTGCGCAAGGATGAGTCGTTGCCCGGGTGGAATCTTGCCTTTTAAAATCTTTTTTACCAACAAATAGACGAATTGCGCTGTCGGCGCGGCCACCATCATGCCCACGTCACTATGCGCACCATCAAGCAATTGCTCGCCGCTGAGATAGCGCCAGCCGCAGTGCCGGAAGTCCGTGATGGCGTCGATGCATAAGTACTCGCGTTGCTGGCCGCGCATCGTG
This is a stretch of genomic DNA from Candidatus Binataceae bacterium. It encodes these proteins:
- a CDS encoding MFS transporter: MKQQRLAWLTVAGLWLTLAIMFGSVLPTQGLYYKPVSAFFHTSREGVAMISSLSAIGMCAGGLLAGALMVWLDARRVIMIGAVLSGLSFFAAGSAHTFSALLYSNLLVGLGGGLGGLVPVSFIVGNWFGRRPGLAMGVAMAGTSLGGSVMVLIVNSLIVHFGWRASYQAMGFAPFIIILPLMLILRSAPPAPRADEREATNVLPGLEVAPALKTREFWTIVASEWTAGAAAGAVVPHLPAYLTGIGYRTGQAAIAVSVVLGITSLGKVMLGLLADRRSGRLATVINCLLEGLGGMLLIGAAHSGFLLPALVFYGLTWGTPLALLPVLTIETLGLKRYGLIAGLSNLALTIGQASGSLLAGWTFDRTGGYADAYAVMALVLLVNAMAVAACRPLSVLQKFMRSAVAVKPASAALP